From the genome of Rhododendron vialii isolate Sample 1 chromosome 10a, ASM3025357v1:
ACTAACCTTCAGTTCCATTCGCTTGTAGGTTGCAACAAATCCATCACCTTTAATGATAAGTGATCTTTCCACTCAGCAGGGCTGGCAAAAGGTACTAGTCCACGTATCATCGGCAGAAGCAGAAGCACAATGGCGTAGCAAAAAAATCGCCTAATCCAGTACGGAAACATTGTCTTCTCCATTGCTCCCCCGTGAGACACACTAATGGGCCCATAGAGGACGTGAAACAAATCTGAGGTACGAACACTTGAAAAGAAATGCGAAAGGCATAGTACTTCCCAATACAAGAGCCAGTGGTATCCACTCCCTCCCAATGTATCTATGCAAAGCTTGCCAGCAAAACCACAGGCAACTCCTAGGATGAGGATGAATGTGACTGGCATTGTTTGACTTGAAACGGACGACTGTAGGAGAAGTAAATAAGTGATTGCCAAGATCATGAACAAGCAGAATATTACACGGCTCAAAACTTGAAGATAACATGATACGAACCGTAGTCCTGAATTGAATGATGACACGTGCTTTGGGACCCAACATGAATTGGATTCCTGAAACGGAACAATAACAAGAAGGACTAATCTAAGCACCTAAATGCataaaagaggaaaaggaaatagCCAGACTTAGACTATCAATTAGGCACCCATCTTTGGCAACTACCTGAGACCCTCCTCCAACCTATTCCAAAAGTATTACTTTTCTCTTAAAACCTTTTGATTACAAAGAACttgaaattagaaaagtaaagaGCTGTTATCTTATGTATttgattcattttatttttcccaGATTGGCAATATCACCAACATTTTGGATATTGGAAACCAGGTGAATcattaaatcaaaaaatatggtATTTTGCCACAATTTCCAAAAAACATATCTCCATTTTTCCTATCCAGGCAATATTGGGATCCAGGATTTCTGAAACAAAGAAATTCTAACACCCCCTTTAGAATCAACGGTGTATTTACTGTTCCTTCCCTTCCACACAGCACTTTGCAAATCCCCAGGACTTCCGTAGAATAAGCATTTTTTATTCTGGTTGTGTTCAAAACTTGGTAGCACAAAGCGGAGGAGGCCGCGTAAGAACATATGGACCATCCCAAGGTTAGGAGCTTCTATCGGAGGACATGTGTATTTCAGAAGTGAAGACAAGTTAAATAATAGTAGGATATTTTGATATCTTAACAAGAATAAATATCAGAGATTATCAGATTGTGTTTAGTAAATGCATATATCCAATAGGAGGATCCTGCAACTAAGGTTCAAAAGCAGCAGGTCGTTTATGATCCACAGGTTTACCACAGACACAACTCCACTTTAATAGTTATTACTTATTATTGGGATTTGCTGATGGTAATGTCCAAATAACTAATTGAGAACAATATGGTGCCGTAACTTCACTAAGAAAATGGAGATGCCATAATTTATCGTAGATAGTAAAGTCAATAGTGTTAGGCATATAATGAGCCATTCGATCAATGAAAAGCCAGAACAAGGATATAGTACTTACCTCGGAAGGCATACAGGATGCAGTAGCTTCAGTTATCCTGCGGTGTGAATAAACATACGTTCCGTATCCAATTGATGCCAACATGATGAGCAAGCCAGCAACAAGACAGTCTGTGCACTTTTTAAGCAGCTCAGCATGTCTTGTTTCTTCTAATTCAGTTTTGAATTTCTCGGCTTTAAAGAACGCCCTTTTTGTACCCATAGATAATTTACACCTCTCCAAGAAATTTAAATCAGAGTGGAGAGAGAGCTGTTTCTCTGTCATCTGCAATTTTTTCATGGTGAGACCAATCTCAAACGTCTTGAGGTCGTTAGAACGAGTTTGCTCAATCACAGATCTCTCAAAAGTACTAAACATAGACTGGTTTACTGAAGAACTTGAAACACAAGCCAACTGTTGGTTAATTTCACCACCATTCAAAGCCAGCTCCCGGTTTAGTAAACCTGATCTTGTATTTTGCTCTGTCTCTCCTAGAATGCCAAAATGCTCCTCGGAACTGATAGTGGGCCCAACAGCTTCTGGCTGACAAGATCTTACACCAGAAGTGCATGTAAGACAGTGTTCGTCGTTGCGAGACACTTGAGCAGTCATATCTGAAAAATAATTGCTTTCTCTGTTTAAATGTCTTCGGTGTTCTCTGTCGCTTTGAGAAGACTCATTAATTAATCTAAGAGTCATCAAGTTGCTCCGGAAGGACTTCTCAAAGTTCTTCACAAACGAATCAAACTTGTGACCGAAGACCTGTTCACTCATTACAAAAGGAAGCAAACAATAATTACACAAAATGTGAGTTTAGCATATTCGACTTGTTGTTTGGTAAGGTTAACTGTAAAATGAACCTTAACTTGACAACCAGTCAACAGACGAGTCAGCATTTAAGGTCGGGCTTACATTGGCTAAAGATTCTCTAACAGCCAAACTGCAGATCTGCAAGAGAGAGATTAAATTTCAACACTCAACACACATTTTTCTAAAGCTGACAAAAATGTGCAAcgtaaataaaaggaaatttgtGACCCCACCCCACCATCATTGGTGGGTTTTGCCTCGCAATGCACGaaggctcagtttggatggAAGATATCGAGGAATGGAAATGTAATACCATATCCACAAGATTGCCGCGTTTGGAATAGACTGGATTAGGAATGTGATTCTTAATGACATACTGTACCATGTATCACAAACTACGTGGGAATCTCATCCCTCCCCTGCCGCATGGTAATCCTAGATTCCTGGCATAAtactttaaaaaagaaaatattcaaTCTAATAACTTTCCAAGAGCAATGTATCCCAGATAAGACCACTAAATAAATTCAACCATCGTAATAGAATTACTTCAGGTATTGGTTTGCTAGGAATATGATTCTTGGCAACCAATTCCCGTTCCTACCCAGGATTTTGAGCATCCAAACATAGCCCAAGTGTTTCAAGAACCCAAGTGAGAAACACCAGGATGATCCGCAAAACAATACGTATACAACGTAATTTCAACACTAGCTGCAATTTGGGAAAATTGGTGTGCCATGCCAAGATATAACACATTGAAGGGAGAACCTTTGTCCATCACTGCACGGAACCATTTGTGTAGGATAAAGACTCCACAACAGAGTAGGTGAAGCAAAGAGAAGTAGAGAAGTACCTCAGAAAGATGATCAACTGCAATTGCTCCCCCTGTAGCATTCTTCCTTTCCAAAACCTGTGATCAACATTCGCCACAGCCATGTTAGTAAGGAAAGCAAATGTAATATTAAACATCAACTGAACAGGAACAAGATCCTACACAACAAGGTCTGCATTACCAACAATAGTTCTTTCTGGTCGATAAGTAGGGCAGAATACAAACAACAAACATATTGTGTAGCCAAAATCTAATTATAAAAGTGAAGAACTGATTTCAAAATAAACATACATCATAGGCCATGCCACCACTCCAATAGAAGTAGAAGTTAGAACACAAGACTAAGTAACCAAAGGTTGGGTAGACACTGCAAGGAATGTTTTTCTTCCTTGGGAACTTAAGGTTAAGCGTGGGAAGAGTTAGGTTGGCATGTTCCGAGTGTATATCCTTGAGTCTATAATCATTACCATCGTTGGCTAATTCTTTCTAATATGACGATTGAGGTGTGGTGGTACAAGTATCGCTTCCATCACGTAGAGGTCTAAATCCCTTTGAGCTCTTGTACTAACCCTGAGCAGGCTTGTAGGAACTGaactttttttcccctgatGCGTCCATCTTGACCTAGTTAAAATTTACATGAGCTAGAGTTACTCATGTAAATAGGAAAGCTAGAGCACATTCAAGCCCATTACAAGGTCTTCACTTTAATCCCACATTCTTGTTCAATCTACTTTGGCTTTGCTACAAGTGTTTCGAATCTACTGTTATGTGAGAATAGGGTGTTGAATTACCTCTTTCTTCGCCTCTAATCAAGGATACACCTTTCGACTTTATCATGCTGATTCAAACTTTGtttagaaaagaaagagattatTCCCTAAGTGCTTGCTTGTCAGTGCTTGGCCCCTCTTTAGGGCCCTAGACTGAGACATAAAACACTCAATTTCACTTCTCCTATTTATTGCTTCTCCTACATGGTTCATTGGTTCTAGACAATTTGCTTCCAAAACATGAGAGCTGAAAAGACAGTAGTAATCCTCTCTTAATCTATATTGTATAACCTCAACTATTTGTACTACCATGGCAGAAATACCTCAAAATTACAAACTTGATTCCTATATACTAGATACGAATCGCAAAGCATTGCCTTAgcttttttttcgtttttcttttttgtcactGGAAGCTTTTTAAAATCAAGTACAAATTACAGGTAAACAAAGTCGTCAACTACTATTATACAATTTGACTGTAATTCCAAAGACCTTGAATCTCCACGGTCCATAGTATACATCAATAGATTAGTTTTCCAATCAACGCATCATCCATTGCACAGATTCATGTTATCAAGAGTCAAGACAAATATATACTATTCTTTTATTCTTAATATAAAAGCATACCCTCAGTAACGCATAGATGGAAACCAACGATCAAAAGGTGCTCAGTGAAGTAAATTAATTTCCATTCCATTATATAAGCAGAGAAATCACAGCTAAGAAATGGGAATTCACAAGTGAAAGGCAATCCAAAATCTCTATTTCTGCTGCTCTGCATCAAATAAAAGCCGGAGTACCCACCCGGCTATATGGGGTAAATCTCAAATATAGATGTTAGCCTTGGAAGGTGGTCATTGGAATGTAGTTATATGGTTTCCAAGatccaattttttctccattaaGCTCATTACCGTCATATGCCACGGGAACTGATTTTATCTTTCTCTTATTCAAACTTCATAGACAATGGTACGAATTGATGTTGAAATTTGCCAAGGACAAATGGTCAAATGCAATATTCCCAGAGTTCTAGTACCATAAACTGGAATATGGAGGGAGTGATGAAAGTAACATAGCCTTATTTCTTCAAATTTATTCTTCGTTCTAATCATTCTTTCTATTTGCGTAATGACTATAATACCATACCCTGTTCAGAACTTCCCGAAAATCCAACTGCTCACGAACTTAATAGACTTACTTTTAAACTCGAAGACCTAATTTGGAAGCCacaaaaacatttaaaaaacaGCTGTACAATAAAGACTACTACAACCTAACCCTCTTACGGTCTCAGGTTCAAAACCTCTTATTGGACCTCCGCAAGTGGGTGGTGGGATTGGTCACCCAGGATTAGTCGAGATGTCCGTAAGCTGGCcccgaacacctgagttatccAAAAAACTTTGCAGAACACTTTCAGAAACTATTTTGGACACGGAAAAAAACCCAATATTGCTCATATCTTACTATTATTTGTTTCAGCAGGAACCCTTTTCCTGAATACGAAGAACATCTTCcaagtatctttttttttttttaaaaaaaacaggaTCTTTTCCAACAGAATATTACAGAAAacaaaatttgggaaaataaACGTCAATCAAACAAGTTTGGGATGTCTACTTAGGAATCTTCCATGAAACAGAATATTAAGGGGGCGTGTCTAATAAAGACACCTTACTTTACACACCAAAAgctaatttttatctttttatcggGAAAAGTGCGAACTTTACGATTGAAAACAAACACGGCAGAGAAATCCCGATCGGTAACACATAAACGTGCATACATAAATTCATACAACACCAATAGTTATaatgacaaaaacaaaagcagcaAAATAGATCTTGCCTGAGCGACAACTGCGGAAATGGACATTCCCAGAAGAAGAGCCAACGCCTCGACTCGCCCCCCTTCTGCCGAGCCGAGCCAATGAAGACTCTAGGGTTTCGTAACCGAAGCCCTCTCTGCACCGGATGCGAGGTGGAGGAGGAACAATACGACGACGTTGAGGACGAGGGCGCCTCGGATCCGTCTACAGAgagctttttcttgtttttgagttttttggttgtggttttggTGGATATGGAGGTGGGTTTTCCGGTGGATTTTGAGGGTGGCGGGATGGAGGTGGTTTGGGTGGAATCGGCGgcggcgggggggggggggggggggagtggAGGGGGTCGAGGGGAAGGGTCAAGCTCCTGTCCAGTATTCTTTACAGTCCAGTTCCGGCCAGTCAGTCATTTTCCGGTCAACATCGATATGATATTCTCCTTGAGCGAGGGAGAAGTAGCACTGAAGAGCTGAGGAGAGAGGTTCAGAGAGCCGAGGAGAGTTCAGATTTTGTGCCAGATATTCTCCGTGAGTGCGGGAGAGGAAATTGTGCCTCGAAACCGTGCCCCGCCAAGAGGGAAACAGTGCCTCGCCCCATCAAGAGGGAAACAATGACAGTGCCTCGCCCCATCAAGAGGAAAACAGTGCCTCGTCTGTGTTGTCAAGGTACTGTAGCTCCGTGTATAATTCTTTGTCGTTCAAGTAAGAACCTGAAGTGGAAAGACTTCTTATAGCGAAGGCCGTTCAATGGGGATTTAAACTCGCTACTTTAGCGAAGGCTTAAAGCCTTTTATTGGGGATTTAAACCTGCTACTCTAGCGTACATTCCCCGAGCCTCAAAATAAAGCTCTATACTTTTCTATACAGCCCCGAGCCTTTGACTGTTTTATAGTTCATTCTGTGCGCTAACTTCTCGAACTTATCGATGTGAGACTACAAGTGCTTTCTtagatactctctctctccaatcctcCCATGGACGCCGCTCCACCTTCCCTCGGGGTCAAGCTCCTGTCCAGTGTTCTTTACTGTCCAGTTCCGGCCAGTCAGCCATTTTCCGGcgaaaatagatttttttcaATGATCAGATTcgttcatattttagatctTGTCGAGATGCAtaatcatgccaaaaatcatgtCCATTGAATATATTTCAATACACGATCGGAATCcaactattttgaaaaaaatacatacccACACTGGATTGGAACCCATCTCATCcatttgtccaaaataaatgtgtttcgaTTGTGCATTAAACGATATCCGATAGACATGATTTTATATATGGTTATGCATCTCGACGAGATCTAAAATATAAACGAACCCGATCATTGAAAAAAATCGATGTTCACCGGAAAATGGCTGACTGGCTGGAACTGGACAGTAAAGAACACTGGACAGGAGCTTGACCCCGAGGGAAGGTGGAGCGGCGTCCATGGgaggattggagagagagagagagtatgataTCTAAGAAAGCACTTGTAGTCCCACATCGGTAAGTTCGAGAAGTTAGCCCACAGAATGGACTATAAAACAGTCAAAGGCTCGGGGCTGTATAGAAAAGTATAGAGCTTTATTTTGAGGCTCGGGGAACGTACGCTAGAGTAGCAGGTTTAAATCCCCAATGAAAGGCTTTAAGCCTTCGCTAGAGTAGCGAGTTTAAATCCCCATTGAACGGCCTTCGCTATAAGAAGCCTTTCCACTTCAGGCTCTTGCTTGAACGGCAAAGAATTATACACGGAGCTACAGTACCTTGACAACACAGACAAGGCACTGTTTTCCTCTTGATGGGGCGAGGCACTGTCATTGTTTCCCTCTTGATGGGGCGAGGCAATGTTTCCCTCTTGGCGGGGCACGGTTTCGAGGCACAATTTCCTCTCCCGCACTCACGGAGAATATCTGGCACAAAATCTGAACTCTCCTCGGCTCTCTGAACTCTCTCCTCAGCTCTCAGTGCTATTTCGAGGCACGGTTCCCTCTCCCACAGGCTCTCTGAGAGTAACTCTCTCCTCAGCTCTCAGTGCTATTTCGAGGCACAGTTCCCTCTCCCGCACTCACGGAGAATATCTGGCACAAACTCTTAATCTCTCCTCAGCTCTCAGTGCTATTTCGAGGCACGGTTCCCTCTCCCGCACTCACGGAGAATATCTGGCACAAACTCTGAACTCTCTCCTCAGCTCTCAGTGCTA
Proteins encoded in this window:
- the LOC131303544 gene encoding protein CPR-5-like isoform X2 — its product is MVQYVIKNHIPNPVYSKRGNLVDMICSLAVRESLANVFGHKFDSFVKNFEKSFRSNLMTLRLINESSQSDREHRRHLNRESNYFSDMTAQVSRNDEHCLTCTSGVRSCQPEAVGPTISSEEHFGILGETEQNTRSGLLNRELALNGGEINQQLACVSSSSVNQSMFSTFERSVIEQTRSNDLKTFEIGLTMKKLQMTEKQLSLHSDLNFLERCKLSMGTKRAFFKAEKFKTELEETRHAELLKKCTDCLVAGLLIMLASIGYGTYVYSHRRITEATASCMPSEESNSCWVPKHVSSFNSGLRFVSCYLQVLSRVIFCLFMILAITYLLLLQSSVSSQTMPVTFILILGVACGFAGKLCIDTLGGSGYHWLLYWEVLCLSHFFSSVRTSDLFHVLYGPISVSHGGAMEKTMFPYWIRRFFCYAIVLLLLPMIRGLVPFASPAEWKDHLSLKVMDLLQPTSEWN
- the LOC131303544 gene encoding protein CPR-5-like isoform X6 yields the protein MLTRLLTGCQVFGHKFDSFVKNFEKSFRSNLMTLRLINESSQSDREHRRHLNRESNYFSDMTAQVSRNDEHCLTCTSGVRSCQPEAVGPTISSEEHFGILGETEQNTRSGLLNRELALNGGEINQQLACVSSSSVNQSMFSTFERSVIEQTRSNDLKTFEIGLTMKKLQMTEKQLSLHSDLNFLERCKLSMGTKRAFFKAEKFKTELEETRHAELLKKCTDCLVAGLLIMLASIGYGTYVYSHRRITEATASCMPSEESNSCWVPKHVSSFNSGLRFVSCYLQVLSRVIFCLFMILAITYLLLLQSSVSSQTMPVTFILILGVACGFAGKLCIDTLGGSGYHWLLYWEVLCLSHFFSSVRTSDLFHVLYGPISVSHGGAMEKTMFPYWIRRFFCYAIVLLLLPMIRGLVPFASPAEWKDHLSLKVMDLLQPTSEWN
- the LOC131303544 gene encoding protein CPR-5-like isoform X1 — protein: MSISAVVAQVLERKNATGGAIAVDHLSEICSLAVRESLANVFGHKFDSFVKNFEKSFRSNLMTLRLINESSQSDREHRRHLNRESNYFSDMTAQVSRNDEHCLTCTSGVRSCQPEAVGPTISSEEHFGILGETEQNTRSGLLNRELALNGGEINQQLACVSSSSVNQSMFSTFERSVIEQTRSNDLKTFEIGLTMKKLQMTEKQLSLHSDLNFLERCKLSMGTKRAFFKAEKFKTELEETRHAELLKKCTDCLVAGLLIMLASIGYGTYVYSHRRITEATASCMPSEESNSCWVPKHVSSFNSGLRFVSCYLQVLSRVIFCLFMILAITYLLLLQSSVSSQTMPVTFILILGVACGFAGKLCIDTLGGSGYHWLLYWEVLCLSHFFSSVRTSDLFHVLYGPISVSHGGAMEKTMFPYWIRRFFCYAIVLLLLPMIRGLVPFASPAEWKDHLSLKVMDLLQPTSEWN
- the LOC131303544 gene encoding protein CPR-5-like isoform X4; translation: MICSLAVRESLANVFGHKFDSFVKNFEKSFRSNLMTLRLINESSQSDREHRRHLNRESNYFSDMTAQVSRNDEHCLTCTSGVRSCQPEAVGPTISSEEHFGILGETEQNTRSGLLNRELALNGGEINQQLACVSSSSVNQSMFSTFERSVIEQTRSNDLKTFEIGLTMKKLQMTEKQLSLHSDLNFLERCKLSMGTKRAFFKAEKFKTELEETRHAELLKKCTDCLVAGLLIMLASIGYGTYVYSHRRITEATASCMPSEESNSCWVPKHVSSFNSGLRFVSCYLQVLSRVIFCLFMILAITYLLLLQSSVSSQTMPVTFILILGVACGFAGKLCIDTLGGSGYHWLLYWEVLCLSHFFSSVRTSDLFHVLYGPISVSHGGAMEKTMFPYWIRRFFCYAIVLLLLPMIRGLVPFASPAEWKDHLSLKVMDLLQPTSEWN
- the LOC131303544 gene encoding protein CPR-5-like isoform X3; the protein is MFGCSKSWICSLAVRESLANVFGHKFDSFVKNFEKSFRSNLMTLRLINESSQSDREHRRHLNRESNYFSDMTAQVSRNDEHCLTCTSGVRSCQPEAVGPTISSEEHFGILGETEQNTRSGLLNRELALNGGEINQQLACVSSSSVNQSMFSTFERSVIEQTRSNDLKTFEIGLTMKKLQMTEKQLSLHSDLNFLERCKLSMGTKRAFFKAEKFKTELEETRHAELLKKCTDCLVAGLLIMLASIGYGTYVYSHRRITEATASCMPSEESNSCWVPKHVSSFNSGLRFVSCYLQVLSRVIFCLFMILAITYLLLLQSSVSSQTMPVTFILILGVACGFAGKLCIDTLGGSGYHWLLYWEVLCLSHFFSSVRTSDLFHVLYGPISVSHGGAMEKTMFPYWIRRFFCYAIVLLLLPMIRGLVPFASPAEWKDHLSLKVMDLLQPTSEWN
- the LOC131303544 gene encoding protein CPR-5-like isoform X5, translating into MLTRLLTGCQVKVFGHKFDSFVKNFEKSFRSNLMTLRLINESSQSDREHRRHLNRESNYFSDMTAQVSRNDEHCLTCTSGVRSCQPEAVGPTISSEEHFGILGETEQNTRSGLLNRELALNGGEINQQLACVSSSSVNQSMFSTFERSVIEQTRSNDLKTFEIGLTMKKLQMTEKQLSLHSDLNFLERCKLSMGTKRAFFKAEKFKTELEETRHAELLKKCTDCLVAGLLIMLASIGYGTYVYSHRRITEATASCMPSEESNSCWVPKHVSSFNSGLRFVSCYLQVLSRVIFCLFMILAITYLLLLQSSVSSQTMPVTFILILGVACGFAGKLCIDTLGGSGYHWLLYWEVLCLSHFFSSVRTSDLFHVLYGPISVSHGGAMEKTMFPYWIRRFFCYAIVLLLLPMIRGLVPFASPAEWKDHLSLKVMDLLQPTSEWN